From the genome of Planctomycetia bacterium:
ATCAATGCGATACAGCGAAATGCCGCTGGCATGCGTGTTGTAAATCAGGTTGTTACGAATGACAGAATTAACCAGGCCATCGCCATTGATGCCTGAACCTCCACCCACGCCATTGTTGTAGATGACATTATTTTCAATCAGCGCATCCATGATCAGTCCATTGCCACCGCCGATGACTGCATCGCCATTGAGGTGTATTCCATTGGCATTGTTATTGAAGATGAGGTTGTTGCGAATGGTCGGCCGCACACTGCTGTTGCTGACATAAATTCCATGTTCAACGAGTGAACCACTGGTCTGGTTGTTTTCAATCAGCAAGTCATCACTGTAGCCGGTGAGTATGCCCCAGGTATTGTTGTTATGTGCAACATTATTGCGGATAATGACATGATTGTTGAGAACGCTGCGGATGCCCGTGCGCGGCTGATTGATAACCGTGAACCCTTCGATGGTGATGTAATCAGCGCCTTCCAGGTTGATACCATCGGGAGTCGTGGCATTGCGTGTTACGACGCGAACTCCCGGCTCAGCACTGAAAGTGATCCGCTGGCTGGCGGTGCCATCACGAGTTAAGTGAAAACCGACATAATCACCAGCCCGCACAATGACGGTATCTCCCGCCTGTACCACATTGGCAGCATGCTGCAGTGTCAACCAGGGTGTTGAAGAACTGCCATTGTTCCCGTTATTTCCCGTGGGAGCAACGTAATACACCGCTGGCATGTCGCGGGCTTCAAGCACTTCCAGGTTGAGTAAGGTTGTTCGGCGAGGCTTCATAGAACCATTCCTGAAAGAACATATTTCATCGACACAAAATGATGTCGATGCAGAATAATCTGTTGAAAGTGTGGACAGTTGATTCAGAAACGAATCGCAGACGGGGCGATTACAGAATAGGCTGAAAACTAGGCTTAGTCAAATAAGTTTGTAGCCATCAATCTCCGAGTGATGACCCGGCGATGAGCGTCTAGTGCAATGCTATATTCACTGTGCCGCCCGGCGTTGTTCCCTCGGACGTACCGCTTCAAAGCCGGGTATGAAATCTTCCTCCACGAGCGTGTTCATCAGCATCTCAATGGAAGTAAGCTGCTTTCCTTCACCGGGCACAATAAAGGCGATGGCAACTCCATCTTTCCCCATACGGCCTGTTCGGCCAATGCGATGCACATAGCTCTCCGGGTCTTCCGGCAAATCATAGTTGATGATGTGCGAGATGCCTGTCACATCAATACCCCTGCTGACAACATCGGTTGCCACCAGCACACGGATTTCACCGGTCCGAAAGCGACCCATGATGTTCTTGCGAAGCCCCTGTGCTAAATCACCATGCAACACACCCAGCCGGTTCTTCAGGTTGCTCTTGGAAAGCATTCGAAAGAGCTT
Proteins encoded in this window:
- a CDS encoding right-handed parallel beta-helix repeat-containing protein; its protein translation is MKPRRTTLLNLEVLEARDMPAVYYVAPTGNNGNNGSSSTPWLTLQHAANVVQAGDTVIVRAGDYVGFHLTRDGTASQRITFSAEPGVRVVTRNATTPDGINLEGADYITIEGFTVINQPRTGIRSVLNNHVIIRNNVAHNNNTWGILTGYSDDLLIENNQTSGSLVEHGIYVSNSSVRPTIRNNLIFNNNANGIHLNGDAVIGGGNGLIMDALIENNVIYNNGVGGGSGINGDGLVNSVIRNNLIYNTHASGISLYRIDGGAPSTNNLVVNNTVLVASDGRWAMNISNGSTGNTLRNNIFYSAHSFRGSITISADSLLGFTSDYNVTMNRFSINGGSTVITQSAWQSNTGQDTHSFLSTPGALFLNVGINDYRLSLTSVAKDSGILSFAPPSDIVGASRPSGAGVDIGAFEGYSKRKLKQPANLGGGGSAMMLSSGDNQTSRNRLEFASTLNRQLQQARQLQAKQGTLGKWSSAEIMTALMKLKDDRRTSQQSVDALFASVSES